TAATGAAAGGGAATGAAGCATTGGCGGAAGCTGCAATCATTGCTGGTTGTAAGGGCTACTTTGGTTATCCGATTACACCCCAATCGGAGATTTTAGAATATATGTCATTGCATTTGAATAATCGTGGAGGTGTATTTATTCAGGCTGAAAGTGAGGTGGCCTCTATCAATATGGTATACGGCGCTGCTGGCACTGGTGAACGTGTGATGACTAGCACCAGTAGTCCGGGATACAGTCTCATGCAAGAAGGTGTTTCCTACATTGCCTGCGCTGAATTGCCTTGCCTATTGGTAAATGTAGTTCGGGGAGGTCCGGGATTAGGAACAATCCAACCAGCTCAGGGAGATTATTTCCAAGCAGTAAAGGGCGGGGGGCATGGAGACTACCGCCTTTTGGTATATGCTCCGAATAGTGTGCAGGAAATGGCTGATTTTGTTTTCAAGGGATTTGATGCAGCTGACCGTTATCGCAACCCTGTATTAATCTTAGCCGATGGTGCGTTGGGGCAAATGATGGAACCAGTGATTTTTCCGGATTATGATCCTAAAAAAAATAGAATTGACCACTCAGATTGGGCAACACGAGGAAAGCAAATGGATGAGGATCGTCACATTATTACGACCCTTCATCTTGAACCACAGAAAATGGAAAAAATTAACAACAATCTTCAGGAAAAATATCGGGATATAACTGCCAATGAGGTGATGTTTGAGTCTATCCAGATTGATGATGCTGATTTTTTGCTGGTGGCTTTTGGTTTGACCGCACGTGTGGCTCACAAAGCGGTGGAACTTGTAAGGGAAGAAGGGATAAAGGTGGGCTTATTACGACCTCAGACATTATTTCCTTTCCCTAGCCTGGCTTTAGCTGAAATTGCGGAAAATGTGCAAGCAATTATGACCGTCGAAATGAATGCGGGTCAAATGGTAGAAGATGTCCGTTTAGCTGTAAACGGGAAAGTCCCGGTATATTTTTATGGCCGAATGGGCGGAGTAATTCCTCAACCTGATGAAATAGCAAACCGGGTAAAACAGGTGTATCATTCTAAACTGAAACAAACTATCTCATGACTGTCACGCAAGAAGGGATTCAGTGCGCATATCTTGACGATCTAGACTTAGTCTGGAACCGCCCTAGCACTCTAACAGATACCACAATGCATTATTGCCCCGGGTGTGGGCATTCTGTGGTCCACAGATTGCTCATGGAAACGATTCAGGAATTGGATATTCAAGGAAAAACTATTGGCGTGGCACCGGTTGGCTGTTCAGTATTTGCTTACAATTACATGGATATTGATATGCAGGAGGCCGCCCACGGTCGAGCTACTGCAGTTGCTACAGGAATCAAACGCATGTTACCAGATAATATTGTTTTCTCATATCAGGGTGATGGAGACCTTGCCGCAATAGGAACCGCTGAAACTATTCATACTGTTAATCGTGGCGAGAATATTTTAATGGTATTTATTAATAATGGAATCTATGGTATGACCGGCGGACAAATGGCACCAACAACATTAGAAGGTTCCATCACTTCCACCACACCGGAAGGAAGAGATTTTGATCAACATGGTCATCCTTTGAATATTACGGATTTAATTGTCAGACTTCCCGGTGCTGCGTTTGTAACACGTCAAGCGGTGGACACTGCAAAATCGGTGCGAAAATCAAAGCGGGCTATTTTGAATTCGATCAAATACCAATTGGAAGGTGGCAACGGTGTATGTTTTATTGAAATTATATCCAATTGCCCTTCGGGTTGGAAAATGACACCTGTGGAATCCAATCAGTGGCTGAATGACCATATTTTTAATCACTATCCTCTGGGAGATTTAAAACCTTTTCCCAAAAAAGAATCAAAATGAAAACTGAAATAGTAATTGCCGGATTTGGAGGACAAGGTGTTCTTTCTCTTGGAATGACTCTTGCATATGCTGGAATGATTGAAGGGAAAGAAGTATCATGGATGCCAAGTTACGGACCTGAAATGCGTGGAGGTACAGCCAATTGTACCATTATTATTTCAGATCAGAACATTAGTTCGCCAATAATCAACGTTTTTGATTTGGCAGTAGTACTAAATCAGCCATCACTTGAAAAATTTGAAGACAGGGTAAAAACGAATGGCCACCTACTTTATGAATCTAATCAAATTTTAAAAACACCTACTCGACAGGATATATCTACCTTCAGCGTTTCTGCAACCCAAGAAGCAGCTAAACTAAACAATAAAAAAGGTATGAACATGATTATGCTTGGGTCAGTTTTAAAAATCTTACCGGTGGTTTCAAGTCAATCGGTAATTAAAGCATTGAAAAAGGTTTTGCCTCCTAGGCATCATCATTTGATACCATTAAATCAAAAAACGCTACAACGCGGACAGGAATTAATTAAAGATAAAATATCTGCACTACCATGGACCCATTAATTATCAAAAACAATACAACGATAGAAGAAATTCTTGAATACGCTATGAATGAAGATGAGCATGCTGCCGGTTTTTATCTTAAAGCATCAAAAAAGGCTTTTGACCCTGATGTAAAATCATTTTTAATTGCACTCGCTACAATGGAAGAAATGCATTATCATGAATTAAAAAATAAACTGGAAGAAGTCCGCGCTAGTCGGTTTTCTGTCCAAGGTATTTTAGATTCTTTTGAAAGTGGTCATTAGGAGTACGTTTTCTTTATATTCGCGATTAATCCCGGGTCAACTTCCACAGAAGTAGGTTATTTCGAAAATAATAATTCAATATGGATTCATAAGTTTGACCACACCTCAGAAGATTTATCTGAAAATATTATTGATCAACTAACATTTCGAAATGATTGTATTAAACCCTATATAGGTATTGAGCAATTAGATGCCGTTGTATCTCGCGGTGGTTTATTAAAACCTTTAGTTAGTGGTGTTTACAAGATTTCTGAAAAAATGTTAACAGATTTAAGAATAGGTGAATATGGGATTCATGCATCTAATTTGGGCGCCCTTCTTGCCTTTCCAATCGCCCAAAAATGGTCTGTTTCTGCCTTTATAGTAGATCCGATCACCAGTGATGACTTCCCACCTGTTGCTCGAATTTCCGGCGTTCCCGGCATAGAGCGCAAAAGTCGAAGTCATGCCCTAAACATTAAGTATTGTTACTACAAACAATGCAACGATAATAATCTTGAATCCAAAGATGGACGTTTCATTATCTGCCACTTTGGAAGTGGTTTTTCCATTGCGGCTGTAGTTGGTGGGAAAATAATCGACGTAAACGATGCATTGCTGGGTATGGGACCATTTTCAGTGGAACGGGCTGGAGCATTACCCTTGGCGAGTATTCTTTCTTTGGCGTACAATCGCAAATTGAGCCAAAAAGAATCTGAAAAATTATTAACGAAGGAAAGCGGTTTAGCCGGGTATTTGGGAACCAACGACTTCCGCGAAATTGAGAAACGCCTTCAAAAAAATGATTCTCAGGCTCAACTAGTTTTCGACGGAATGTTATACCAAATTTCTAAGGAAATGGGTGCATGTTTAGCCGTGCTGAAGGGCCAATGTGACGGTATCATACTTACAGGTGGGCTTACCCAATCTGAACATTTTGTAAATAACCTTAAAGAGCGCATTTCTTTTGCCGGAGATATTACGGTGTATCCCGGCTCATTTGAGTTGGAAGCTTTAGCTAGCGGTGCAGAAAGAGTTTTAAATCATTCAGAACAAGCTAAAATTTATCAATGATTGCGTCTTTTAAAGAAATTGAAATGGTTTTAAAAGGTCAAGGCCCGGTGACTGTTGCAATCGTTCAACCTAAAGATGATTCGTTGCTGAGATCAGTAAAAAAGGCCCAACAACAAGGTTGGATTGATCCGTATTATTTCCGAGATGATTCCCCTTTAGAAGCTGCGCGGCAAGCAGTTGTTGCAGTGAAAAAAAG
This region of Candidatus Neomarinimicrobiota bacterium genomic DNA includes:
- the buk gene encoding butyrate kinase; this translates as MFAINPGSTSTEVGYFENNNSIWIHKFDHTSEDLSENIIDQLTFRNDCIKPYIGIEQLDAVVSRGGLLKPLVSGVYKISEKMLTDLRIGEYGIHASNLGALLAFPIAQKWSVSAFIVDPITSDDFPPVARISGVPGIERKSRSHALNIKYCYYKQCNDNNLESKDGRFIICHFGSGFSIAAVVGGKIIDVNDALLGMGPFSVERAGALPLASILSLAYNRKLSQKESEKLLTKESGLAGYLGTNDFREIEKRLQKNDSQAQLVFDGMLYQISKEMGACLAVLKGQCDGIILTGGLTQSEHFVNNLKERISFAGDITVYPGSFELEALASGAERVLNHSEQAKIYQ
- a CDS encoding 2-oxoacid:acceptor oxidoreductase family protein — protein: MKTEIVIAGFGGQGVLSLGMTLAYAGMIEGKEVSWMPSYGPEMRGGTANCTIIISDQNISSPIINVFDLAVVLNQPSLEKFEDRVKTNGHLLYESNQILKTPTRQDISTFSVSATQEAAKLNNKKGMNMIMLGSVLKILPVVSSQSVIKALKKVLPPRHHHLIPLNQKTLQRGQELIKDKISALPWTH
- a CDS encoding 2-oxoglutarate oxidoreductase — protein: MTVTQEGIQCAYLDDLDLVWNRPSTLTDTTMHYCPGCGHSVVHRLLMETIQELDIQGKTIGVAPVGCSVFAYNYMDIDMQEAAHGRATAVATGIKRMLPDNIVFSYQGDGDLAAIGTAETIHTVNRGENILMVFINNGIYGMTGGQMAPTTLEGSITSTTPEGRDFDQHGHPLNITDLIVRLPGAAFVTRQAVDTAKSVRKSKRAILNSIKYQLEGGNGVCFIEIISNCPSGWKMTPVESNQWLNDHIFNHYPLGDLKPFPKKESK
- a CDS encoding 3-methyl-2-oxobutanoate dehydrogenase subunit VorB; amino-acid sequence: MKTNKKMLMKGNEALAEAAIIAGCKGYFGYPITPQSEILEYMSLHLNNRGGVFIQAESEVASINMVYGAAGTGERVMTSTSSPGYSLMQEGVSYIACAELPCLLVNVVRGGPGLGTIQPAQGDYFQAVKGGGHGDYRLLVYAPNSVQEMADFVFKGFDAADRYRNPVLILADGALGQMMEPVIFPDYDPKKNRIDHSDWATRGKQMDEDRHIITTLHLEPQKMEKINNNLQEKYRDITANEVMFESIQIDDADFLLVAFGLTARVAHKAVELVREEGIKVGLLRPQTLFPFPSLALAEIAENVQAIMTVEMNAGQMVEDVRLAVNGKVPVYFYGRMGGVIPQPDEIANRVKQVYHSKLKQTIS